Within Elusimicrobiota bacterium, the genomic segment CCATCCAACGTTTATCAGCCAGATTGAACACGGACAAAAAGGAATGAGCCTGGACGTACTTCTGAAAGTGTCAGATACTTTGAATACTACGATATCTTCATTATTTGATTTTCAGTCTTTGCATACCAACAAAAGTTTGGGTAATAGTGTTATCAATACAATTACTGATTTACTGAAAGAAACCAGTGACGGTAATATTGATATCGTGTATAACCTCACAAAAGACCTCATCCGTAAAAAGAAGAAGTAAAATATATATAATGTAGTTATGCAATATATTTTTATAATATTCTTAATTATTATATCAGTCCTATCTTCAAGTTGTGGAGGAAACACTGCGGTGAAAAGTTATACGAAGCAGATCGACAGATTAAGTATGATTACCGGACAGCAGGTATTACTTGTAACTACTACCGGATATAACACAATTACAGGGACAATGATGGTATTCGAAAAAACAGAGGGAAAATATAAATGGAATAAGGTTTTTGGCCCGGAGAAAGTTAATATCGGGCGGACAGGATTCGCGGAACCCGGACAGAAACGTGAAGGCGATGGGCATACGCCGTCTGGTGTTTACCCCCTCGGGCCGGTGTACGGATACCTGCCAACAGTTGATACGAAGATGCCCTACACACAGTCAAACACAGATGATTACTGGGTGGATGACAAGGACTCACCGCAGTATAACACATGGATTCGCGGAAAAGACAAGCTTGACCCTAACGTTAAATCGTACGAGAAAATGGTATTATCCAATGACGCGTATAAGTATGTAATTTGGATACAGTACAACACAAACCCTGTGGTTCCCGGAAACGGCAGCGCAATTTTTGTGCATCTCTGGAGCGAGTATGGAAAACCTACTGCCGGCTGTGTTTCGATGAGTGAAAAGAATATGGTGAAACTCCTCAAATGGCTTGACCCCACAAAAAAACCTGTAATACTTTTAGGAACTGAAGAAGTTGTTTCTAATTGTCTTACTCAATAATCTTGTATTTTCGTTTCGCAACTTTCCGAGGGAACGCGTCAAAATGCCACCATTCTTCTTCAATAATCTGGAACCCCGACTTTGTCATTACTTGGCGCAATAATATGCGGTTATCATATTGCCGTCTTGTAAGTTTCGCTTCTGCAAACAGCTTGTCTTCGATGTCCGTCCGCGCAAGATCGCCAAAAAAGTCAAACTCCGTGCCCATATCCAGCAGTTTATCTTTATCGTCAAGAATTGTAACATCCACCGCACAACCGTAGTTGTGAACGGATCCGTTCTCGGGATTGGCAACAAAGTCTTCGACCTTCGTCCCTTTCACGAGGTTCCACATGACGCGTTGTACGCTGCGCGGCCGTGCAGCATCGTAAACAATCAAGCTGTATCCCGGCATACGTTTTTGCAGTAACCGTTGTGCATTGGCAAGCATTACCGCAGCATCTTTTTGCAGGTACGCTGTTTCGAGATCGCCATACGCGTCGGATTTCAAGAAATTGTCGGTAGTTGAATACACGAGCTGGACTTTAATTGACGGGTCAACTGCCTGGATGTTAACTAACCCTGTATGCACATACGCAATGTCTGCGGACAAATCTTTCTTCTCTTTTGCAGCAGTGGTTTTACCAAAAACAGGGATGTTAATCAGCAGAATGGACACAAGAAGTACTATTACAAGTTTTATTGTCACAACATTTTACTCCGCACGATAATTCCCTAGCGGTTTGCCCAGTAAATAAATTGCAACAAACGTTACCGCCGTACCAATACACAACGCGAGGTACACGTTTATCCCGGTACCTACCAAAAGGTAGCCAAACACCGCGGCAACCAGTCCTATCACCACAGCATACACCAATTGCGTCTCTGTATGGTCCATATGGTCGCATGAAGAGCCCATTGACGATAGTATTGTTGTATCAGATATCGGCGAGCAATGGTCGCCAAACACCGCGCCGGTAAGTACCGCGCCAACGTTGGATACAACGTATCCGTAGTCCGGCGAGATTGCGTATGCAAGCGGGATGGTCAACGGCATAAGGATACCCATAGTGCCGTACGACGTGCCGGTTGAAAAAGATATTAGGCATCCAAGTAAAAATATTATCGTCGGTAACGCAAACGCCGGAATTTTGTCCGATAACATTGTCACCAAATACTTCGCAGTACCAAGGTCTTTTATCACGCTGCTCAACGCCCAGGCGAGTATTAATATTGCGCAGGTAATCATCAATGCCTGCATCCCTTTTATCCATACATCGATTGCTTCGGATAAATCAAATACTTTTTGACACATACCCATGATAATGGATACTACACAGCCAAGAAATGCTGCCTGAAACATTACAATACTTGCGTCGCACGCACCAAGGATTTCACGTAACGCAGCAAACGATAACGGTGCAGATTGTATCAACATCACAAGCGCCGGTTTCGTCCCGCACAAAATATTTTTGTACCCGCTATAATAAAACCCGCCTAATGTAAACAATATCAATACGGCAAGCGGGATAATCGCGTTCCACGGGTTGAGTTTTGCTCCCGGTTTGGGTTCCAACCGTGTAAGCTCGTCTGAGATCAACGGTTTTGCATCGGGCTCATACGGTATACCAGTACTACGGGTGCGACGTTCGGCTTTCAGCATCGGCCCGAAGTCGCGCAGAAGTAATGCCATGAACAGAATGAACAAAAGCATGTATATATTGTAAAACCTGAACGGTATTGACGAGACGAAAACGGAGTACGCATTGACGTCAACGTTTATCATCGCATACGCGTCACGTATGACTCCGACTTCGTACCCTATCCACGTGGAGATCAGCGCAATCCCCGCTACCGGTGCGGCAGTAGCATCAACGATAAACGCAAGTTTCTCGCGTGAGACTCTCAGCCGGTCTGTTACGGGACGCATCACCGGCCCAACGATCAACGAGTTCGCGTAATCGTCAAAAAACACTATTAACCCCAGCATCCACGCAACGACCTGCGCGCTGCGCGACGT encodes:
- a CDS encoding helix-turn-helix transcriptional regulator, whose amino-acid sequence is MEYNEMLKLLGTKIMSLRKRLGYTQEMLAEKVNVHPTFISQIEHGQKGMSLDVLLKVSDTLNTTISSLFDFQSLHTNKSLGNSVINTITDLLKETSDGNIDIVYNLTKDLIRKKKK
- a CDS encoding L,D-transpeptidase family protein, which gives rise to MKSYTKQIDRLSMITGQQVLLVTTTGYNTITGTMMVFEKTEGKYKWNKVFGPEKVNIGRTGFAEPGQKREGDGHTPSGVYPLGPVYGYLPTVDTKMPYTQSNTDDYWVDDKDSPQYNTWIRGKDKLDPNVKSYEKMVLSNDAYKYVIWIQYNTNPVVPGNGSAIFVHLWSEYGKPTAGCVSMSEKNMVKLLKWLDPTKKPVILLGTEEVVSNCLTQ
- a CDS encoding M15 family metallopeptidase, translating into MTIKLVIVLLVSILLINIPVFGKTTAAKEKKDLSADIAYVHTGLVNIQAVDPSIKVQLVYSTTDNFLKSDAYGDLETAYLQKDAAVMLANAQRLLQKRMPGYSLIVYDAARPRSVQRVMWNLVKGTKVEDFVANPENGSVHNYGCAVDVTILDDKDKLLDMGTEFDFFGDLARTDIEDKLFAEAKLTRRQYDNRILLRQVMTKSGFQIIEEEWWHFDAFPRKVAKRKYKIIE
- a CDS encoding Na+/H+ antiporter NhaC family protein: MKSYSHKKNIVILSLVVFTIIKSVCLVFAGDAVQLSPVEINVNKFGLLTLLPPLVAIVLAFVTKNVLVSLTAGVLTGTFMLNLDGNIVKALFKMFIMFIEKLRGSLASKWNAGVILQILTIGALIAFISKTGGLKAVAEGLAKQAKTSRSAQVVAWMLGLIVFFDDYANSLIVGPVMRPVTDRLRVSREKLAFIVDATAAPVAGIALISTWIGYEVGVIRDAYAMINVDVNAYSVFVSSIPFRFYNIYMLLFILFMALLLRDFGPMLKAERRTRSTGIPYEPDAKPLISDELTRLEPKPGAKLNPWNAIIPLAVLILFTLGGFYYSGYKNILCGTKPALVMLIQSAPLSFAALREILGACDASIVMFQAAFLGCVVSIIMGMCQKVFDLSEAIDVWIKGMQALMITCAILILAWALSSVIKDLGTAKYLVTMLSDKIPAFALPTIIFLLGCLISFSTGTSYGTMGILMPLTIPLAYAISPDYGYVVSNVGAVLTGAVFGDHCSPISDTTILSSMGSSCDHMDHTETQLVYAVVIGLVAAVFGYLLVGTGINVYLALCIGTAVTFVAIYLLGKPLGNYRAE